In Chelmon rostratus isolate fCheRos1 chromosome 4, fCheRos1.pri, whole genome shotgun sequence, a genomic segment contains:
- the nmur1a gene encoding neuromedin-U receptor 1 produces MSAFYNCSLDMMAKKGEWLCPPGEDKCANLTFGMNGIQLEDACLTEEEYLEKYLGPRRSSVFLPVCLIYLVIFMVGVLGNVLTCTVIARNKVMWTPTNYYLFSLAVSDLLVLLLGMPLELYELWQNYPFLLGKGGCYFKTFLFETVCLASILNVTALSVERYIAVVHPLRARYVVTRTHAKRVILTVWGVSVLCALPNTSLHGIDVLHSHSTGPAGNISVEIPDSAICTLVKPHWVYNLTIQVTTLLFFVLPMLTISALYMLIGLQLKREKMQQALEAKSGFGQDSFCNIRTQQQKARRRQVTKMLFVLVVVFTICWAPFHTDRLMWSFISDWTDSHLEIFQYVHIISGVFFYLSSAVNPILYNLMSTRFREMFKEVMCHRPHHITPRKHSLSVTRVTLRSTLSDAPLSNGAAVIEAEAEDGEARVKDETSFTC; encoded by the exons ATGTCAGCTTTTTACAACTGCTCTTTGGATATGATGGCAAAGAAAGGCGAGTGGCTTTGTCCTCCGGGGGAAGACAAGTGTGCCAATCTCACCTTCGGCATGAACGGCATCCAGCTCGAGGATGCGTGTCTGACAGAGGAAGAGTACCTGGAGAAATATCTGGGGCCTCGCCGATCATCTGTGTTCCTGCCCGTGTGCCTCATCTACCTGGTCATCTTCATGGTAGGTGTGCTGGGGAATGTGCTGACGTGCACCGTCATCGCGCGCAACAAAGTGATGTGGACGCCGACAAACTACTACCTGTTCAGCCTGGCGGTGTCAgacctgctggtgctgctgctcgGCATGCCGTTAGAGCTGTATGAGCTGTGGCAGAACTACCCATTCCTCCTGGGGAAGGGCGGCTGCTACTTTAAAACGTTTCTTTTTGAGACAGTCTGCTTGGCGTCTATCCTCAACGTGACGGCGCTGAGCGTGGAGCGTTACATCGCCGTGGTGCACCCGCTGCGCGCAAGGTATGTTGTCACGCGGACCCACGCCAAGCGGGTCATCCTCACTGTGTGgggtgtgtcagtgctgtgcgCTCTGCCAAACACGAGCCTGCACGGGATCGACGTCCTTCACAGTCACTCCACCGGCCCTGCCGGGAACATAAGCGTGGAGATCCCCGACTCGGCGATCTGCACGCTGGTGAAACCGCACTGGGTGTACAACCTGACCATCCAGGTGACCACCTTGTTGTTTTTCGTTCTGCCCATGCTCACCATCAGCGCTCTCTACATGCTCATCGGGCTACAGCTGAAACGGGAAAAGATGCAACAGGCGTTAGAGGCGAAGTCGGGCTTCGGACAGGACAGCTTCTGCAACATCcgaacacagcagcagaaggcaCGCCGTCGACAGGTCACTAAAATGCTGT TCGTCTTAGTGGTGGTTTTCACAATCTGCTGGGCCCCGTTTCACACCGACCGCCTCATGTGGAGTTTCATCAGCGACTGGACCGACAGCCACCTGGAAATCTTCCAGTACGTGCACATCATCTCCGGAGTGTTTTTCTacctcagctctgcagtcaaCCCGATCCTGTACAACCTCATGTCCACGCGCTTTAGAGAGATGTTCAAGGAGGTCATGTGCCATCGGCCACATCACATCACTCCCCGGAAACACTCGCTCAGCGTCACCCGGGTGACGCTCCGCAGCACCCTGAGCGATGCCCCCCTCAGCAACGGAGCCGCTGTCATTGAGGCCGAGGCAGAAGACGGGGAGGCGAGGGTGAAAGATGAGACCAGTTTCacgtgttaa